AACGACCGCGCGCGCCTGGGGCCGGACCCGATCCGCGACGCCCAGCACGCCCAACGGCCGCCCGTCGGCGATCACCAGCACCGCGGTCTCGCCGCGGGTCTCTACCTGCCCCGCCGTCCGGCTCATCCATTCGTCCGCGCCGGACTCCAGCAGCCGCCGGCTCCCCACGAGCACCCGCCGGCCGTCCACCACCGCCGAGACGCCCAGCCCCGGCTGCTCCTCCACCTGCTCGGGCTGCGGCAGTTCGCCCAGCCGCCGGCGGGCCGCGGCGACGATCGCCTGGCCCAGGGGATGGCCCGAACGCAGCTCGGCCGCCGCCGCCAGGCGCAGGAGCTCCGCCTCCGACACCCCCTCCGCCGGAAGGACGGAGATGAGCTCGGGCCGACCCTCGGTCAGCGTGCCGGTCTTGTCGAAGGCGACCACCCGGACGATCCCCGCCTGCTCCAGGTGGATTCCGCCCTTGAAGAGGATGCCCTGCCGGGCGCCGGCGGCGATGCCCGAGAGCAGCGCGGCCGGCGTGGCGATCACCAGCGCGCAGGGCGACATGACCACCAGGAGCTGCATCGCCAGATAGAAGCTGTCGGACCAGGCCCACCCGGCTGCCAGCGGCGGCACCGTCCACGTGAAGAGGGCCACGGCCACCACGATCAGCGTATAGTAGCGGTCAACCCAGTCGACGACCCGCTGCGCCCGGGCCTTGTGCTCCTGCGCCTCCTCCACCAGCCGGATGATCCGGGCCAGGGTGGAGTCGGTCGCCGGCCGCGTCACCCGGACCAGGAGCATGCCGGTGGTGTTGACGCTGCCGGCGAGGACCTGCGCGCCGGGCGCCTTGGCCACGGGCACCGATTCGCCGGTGATCGCCGCCTGGTCGACGGCGGAGCGGCCCTCCACGACCACGCCGTCGACGCCCAGCCGCTCCGCCGGGCGGACGACCACCAGGTCGCCCACGTTGACCTCCTCCAAGGGGACCAGACGCTCGCGGCCGTCCTCATCCCGCACCAGGGCCTCCTCCGGCCGCAGCCTGACCAGGGCCTCGATCGCCCGGCGGGTGCGGCCCGAAGCGAACTCTTCCAACGTATTCGAGAGGGCAAAGAGGAAGATCAGAACGGCGCCCTCGCTCCAGCGGCCCAGGGCCGCCGCGCCGGC
The nucleotide sequence above comes from Symbiobacterium thermophilum IAM 14863. Encoded proteins:
- a CDS encoding heavy metal translocating P-type ATPase; the encoded protein is MFAVRADLMDDELRPLVRATVLSGLFLVVGWMWERLAPGLAGWAAAAYAAAYVSGGYLRVRDGLAALRQGSLNIDMLMVLGAAGAAALGRWSEGAVLIFLFALSNTLEEFASGRTRRAIEALVRLRPEEALVRDEDGRERLVPLEEVNVGDLVVVRPAERLGVDGVVVEGRSAVDQAAITGESVPVAKAPGAQVLAGSVNTTGMLLVRVTRPATDSTLARIIRLVEEAQEHKARAQRVVDWVDRYYTLIVVAVALFTWTVPPLAAGWAWSDSFYLAMQLLVVMSPCALVIATPAALLSGIAAGARQGILFKGGIHLEQAGIVRVVAFDKTGTLTEGRPELISVLPAEGVSEAELLRLAAAAELRSGHPLGQAIVAAARRRLGELPQPEQVEEQPGLGVSAVVDGRRVLVGSRRLLESGADEWMSRTAGQVETRGETAVLVIADGRPLGVLGVADRVRPQARAVVEALRTQGIQRVVMLTGDNERVAAAVAAETGVDEFQANLLPGDKLRAIEELERLYGPVAMVGDGINDAPALARASLGVAMGGAGNDAALESADVVLMADDLARLTDVFRMGRLARKVVGQNLAFAVGVIVMLVVLSLMGRLTLPLAVVGHEGSTILVAVNGLRLLMAGRRALPREPVPGLAQAAPGARTESAA